From the Cyanobium sp. M30B3 genome, the window GATCTCCAGCCCTGGGAGCAGCTGCTGCACCAGGCCCGGCGCCAGGGATCCCGGCCCCTGGTATCGGCCGAAATCCTCTCGCTGGTGCTGGCTGAACCCAGCCCCTCCGGCGGTGGCAGCCTGCTGGATGATCTGTTGCGCCTGCTCAACGGCCAGGGGGTGGCCCTGGAGCTGGTGGCATTTGTGCGCGATCAACCCAGCTACCTCAATTCGCGCTACACCCAGCTGCTCAAGCGCTTCTATCTGTCGATCTCCTTTCGTCGCTATGTGCGCCAGACCCTCAGCCAGCCTGGCGAGAGCAGTTGCGACTATCTGGAGCTGTTTGGCCAGGCCCTCGACCGGCCTGAGGTGCACTGCCGTTTTTTGCCCTTTCGTGCCGGCGAAGCCGATCCCTGCGAGCGCCTGCTGGCCGCGGTGGGCGTGGCCGATCGCCATGGATTGCGGCCGCTGCAGCAGCAGGCCAATGTGCAGCCCGGTTGGCAGGCGGTGTGGATCGCCCGCCGCATTGCCCGTCGCCTCTCCGAGCAGTACCCCGAGGCCTGGGCCAGCTCCACCTGCAAGGCCAGGATCCGCGAACAGCTGGAGCGCCTGGCCGTGGCCCAGGGGTGGCAGGTCGATCCATTTCAGGGTCTCGATGCCGCCCTGCTCACCAGCATTGAGCAGCGCTACGCCGCCAGCAACAACCGCTTTGCCCAGCGGGTGTGGGGCTGCAACTGGCGCGATCTGTTCCCCCAACCCGCGCCCCAGCGCAGCCCCCTCCGCCCCCGCACTGCCCAGGAGCGCCAGGCCCTGCTGGCCCTGGCGGACGATCTGCTCGCCGATGGGCTGCAGCAGGTCTCCGGTGAGGATCAGGACTGAGCCAGCAGCGTGAAGGGGATCCGCTGGAAGGCGATACCGTCGTGGCGGCGGTCCTTGCCGCGCCGCTTTTCATGGCTGGCACCCGACTCCACCAGCAGGGCCACGTCCCCATCGGCAAAGCGGGCCAGGTCGCTGTAGCCGCTGAAACTGCCGGGCCCCTGGCCGTAGCCGAAGCCCCGGCTCCAGTGCCGGCCGTTGTCCCGGCTCAGCCGCAGCCGGCCGTTGGTGCGCACGAGGGGATCGGCGGGGTTGGCGAACAGCAGCGTGGCCTGGCGGTCGGCCCCGAAGGCATAGGTGAGCAGGCTGGCCTGGCAGCCATTGGCCGGTTCGATCAGCTGGGGCTCGGGGGCGCTGCTGGCCATCGTCTCGCCCCCGTCCCGGCTGATGCTCACCACCCGTTGGCCGCCGCTGCGGCTGTTCAGCATCAGGCTGCCATCGCCCAGTTCAGCCACCGCGCACTCGCTGGAGGGCCGGAAACCGGCGATCGCACCCACCCGCCAGCTCTGGCCGCCGTCGTCGGAGAGCAGCAGGTGCGAGGCGCTGCCGGCGCCGCGAACGCTGTGGCGCGCCGGCACCACGATGCGACCGGCGCCGGGTTCCAGCTGTTTCACGATTCCGTGCCCCGGGCCGATGCCGTACCACGGCTTCCATCCCGGCAGCCGCACCTGGTCGGTGATATCGCGCGAGCGGGCCCAGCTGAGCCCGTCGTCGTCAGAGTGGGTCACCCGCAGGAAGCGCTTGCCCCGGTCGGCCTCGCGCCGAACCGAGGCATTCCACAGCCAGAGCAGCAGAATCCGCCCGCCCGGCAGCACCACCGGCAGGGGGATCTTGCAGGGGTTGGGGCCGTCGTTGGCAATCACCTGCAGCGGCCCCCAGCTGCGGCCGCCGTCGCTGGAGCGGCGCAGCACCACGTCGATGTTGCCCTCGTCGCGGCAGTTGTCCACCCGCCCGCCGCAGAAGGCCAGCACCGTGCCCCGCTCGCTCACCGCCAGCCCCGGCGTGCGATAGCAGCTGTAACTGTTGTCACCGGACATAAAAGGCAGGCTGATCAGCCCACCATCCATGCCGCTGGCGCGGCTCTGCGCGAGCCGTTCGCCGGCCAGCAGGGCGGCAAGGCCAGCTCCGCCCAGTCCGCTGAGCACCTGGCGGCGAGACACGCGGTCCACTGGCCCTCTCGGCAGGAGGTATCACGCTAGGTTGCAGGGGTGATGAACACGGTTGCCGCGCCCATGGCCCAGAGGTTGCCCCCCCAGCAGCCGGCCCCCATTCTTGCCTTGCATGACGCTTCCAAAGATGTTGTGGAAGGCGCCAACCAATCCTATCCAGCTTTTCGCAACTTGTCGCTCCAGATCTTTCCTGGTGAGCGGCTCGCTGTTTTTGCCGTGAACGGCCCTGAATCCAGGGCCTTGGTGGCTTGTTTGAGCGGGGTTGAATCGCTCGACTCCGGTGTTCTCGTGCAGGAAGGTTCAGTGTCGTGGCCCCTGGGGACCAACGAAGCATTCTCGAATAAGCTTAGCGGTTATGTGAATGCAAGATTCGCCGCTGAAGTTTATAGCTTGCCTGGTGAAATCGATGCCAATCTGCGTCTGATCCGAGAGCTCTCTGGCCTCACCGATAAACTCTTCCACCAGCCCCTGTCGGATCTGCCGGCAGCCATGAAGGATGCGCTGAAGCTGGCCGTATCGATGGTTTTTGATTTTGACGTGCTTGCCGTGAGTCGCCTCAAGGGTTGGGACCATCGCAGCATTGATCCCCAGGCGGTGCGCATCCGGGAGTGCTTTGAGCGGCGCATTGATGGGCGTACATTGGTGATGAGCGCCAATGGACAGAACACACTTGCACTGGATTACTGCGACGAAGGACTTGCTCTCGTCAATGGCAAGCTCGTGTATCGCGGCGATCCTGAAGTCTGTCTTCATTTGGTCAAAGAAGAGTCCAAGCGTCTGAAAGCGGAACGCCGTGAAAGCTTGCGTCGTCGTCTTGCCACAATCATTGCTGCGCGCGACGATTCATCAGATGATGAGGAAGATGATGATCTGGACTCTCGGTCGCTCGGGGCTGTAAAGGGTTGACCATGAAGTCGGATCAAAATCGATTGTTTGTGATCCATGCAGGCACCCATAAAACGGCCAGCTCCTATATTCAAAGCCGCATGGCCACAAACCGTGACCATCTTGAGCGGGCCGGTATCCTGCTCCGCTATCCAGGGGCTGCAGGCCGCAAACATAAACCCCTCTCCCGAGCGCTGCAGAAGGGCCATTGGTCTGCCTGGCGCCGTTATCTGAGGGGTTTGCCGCAGTCATTGCCACTGGTTCTGGTCAGCGGTGAGCAGTTCACCCAGCCCCTGGCTTGTCCTGATCGTTGCCGTTCTCTCTCTGATCTGCTGGCAACCGCAGGTTTCAGGTTGCAGGTTGTTTTTTTCTTGCGCGATCAAGCTGATTACATCAATGCTCGCTTTGTGCATTCAACTCGCAGGCTTTATCACCATCAGTCTTTCGCTGAATACGTTTCTGTTCAGCTCTCGCCGGGGCGCAAGCACATCTATGATTATAATGCTTTGTTTTCTGGATTGATTGAAAACAAGTCTATCGCAACAACATTTCTGCCCTATGGCAGTCAGTTTGGAGATCCCTTTGAACGGCTTCTGGAGCTGTTTGATCGATCGGCCCCTCCAAGTGGATGGCGACCTGCAGACCCGAGCAAGGGGAATGTTCAGCCTGGCTGTCAGGGGGTCTGGTTGGCGCAGCAAATCGGAAAGCGGCTTGAGCAACTGGGAATTTCAGGTCGATCTCTGAGCAACACCGGTGGTGTTGTGCGACGCATCGCCAAAGAGCAGGGCTGGCAAGATCATCGGTATTGTGGTTTTGATAATCAAACAGCTGCTGATGTCTCAGCCTTTTTTGCTGATTCCAATGCCGCATTTGCAGAGCGGGTTTGGAACTGTGCCTGGAGAGATCGAATGCCTCTTGTTTCCATGCGTCGGCGCGAGTATCAGCCCCCTGCGGATGGTAATGAAAGGCAACAGTTGAATGCCCTGGTGGATCGTGCACTCTTTGATCTCGCCCGTCATAGCCGTCGATTAACCAAGGTTTTGGCGTCGCATAAGTCCCAAGTGGCTACATTCAGATCGGCCCAATCCCCGCCAGGATAATGTCACGTTTTTCCCCTGCTCGCCTTGTGGCACAACTGCTCTTGCAGTTCCGCCTTGTTGGAGCTGTAGCGCGGCGGGAAATGCAGATTCGTGCTGCCAAGGGATCCTTCGGGCTGCTTGGTGTTTTTATTGAACCACTTGCCCTGATCGCCACCTTTCTTGCCCTGCGCATCTTCCTGCGTGGGGGCGGTGATAGCACCTACATGAATGTGGTGCTCTGGCTCGCCATGGGATTTGTGCCTTTCTTCATGTTCGCTGATATCGCCATTAAGGCCATCAGTGGTGTGGAGAAAAATAGTGAGTTGTATTTTTATCGGCGCCTCAAACCGCTGGACACCCTGTTGGGGAATACATTGCTTCTCTCCCAGATCTTTGGCAGTTTGTTATTGGTGTTTGTGCTGGGTGTGTCGCTTTGGGACTGGCAGTTTGCCCTGCAGGATATCGGGCTGGCTGTGTTTATTTTTGTGGGAATCGCCCTGCTTGGCTTTGGGGTTGGACTGGTTACGTTGATTGTGGGGCACCGTTTGCCATTTGTGGCCTGGATTATGAAAATGTTTTTGCGGCGAATCCTGTTGTGGACATCTTGTATCTTCTTCCCAATCAGTATTGTTCCGGATGTGGCGCGTCCATGGATCCTCTGGAATCCAATCGCCCATGGAATCGAACTGATGCGAATCGCTGCTAATCCTGCCTATCCCGCCCCGGGGGTCAGCCCTCTGTACTTCTGGACATGGGTGGTGGGTTCCGTGGGCTTCGGGTTGTTTATCTATGGCAACAATGAAGAGCTTTTGTTTGCGGTTGATAAGCAAGGACCAGCTTCCGATTCCCTTGACGATGATTAGATTGGTAGGCCTGATCTCCTGTTGCAAGGCTTGTCACTCTGTCTCCTACTGGTAGGATGCATTTCCCTTGAGCAGGCTGTGAGATGTCTTCAGTGGCTCGCCGCCCTCGTGGTCTTGGTCGGCCTCTCACAGCCTTGAGGCGTCGCACAACCCTGGCCCTGCAAGCGCCTTGGCACGGAATCCTCGGCCTGTGGAGGACGCGCTCTGAACCGTCGGTGGTGAGCGGTGCAGAGCCACAGGATGCTGAGTCGGGCGACGCGCAGCGTTCGATCACCGGTCTGAACCTGCGTCGTCGTCTCCGCGCTCCGATCGAGCCGGTGATCGCTCTGCCCTGGCCCCTGATCCTGGGTGGGTTGGTCGTGATGGGGTCGGCCTTCTATTTTTTTGGTATTGGCCGTAATCGTTACCAGGTTCAGTCCAGTTTTATCGTGCGCCTGCCGGAAACTCCAGCGAGTACCGGATCCAGTCTTCTCGGAGCCACCCTGGCTGGGCCCACCATGTTGGGTTCACTCGAGGATGGTCGCTTTCTTGCTGTTTATCTCACCTCTCCAGAGGTGATGCGACGCGTTTTCTTGCGCTTAAAGCCAGAGCAGAACTGGGCTCGAGATCGTCGTGATCCATTTGCCGGGCTGGCTGCCGACGCCAATATCAATCAGCAGATCGATTTTTTCCGCCGTCAGGTTCATGTTGTGCCCCAAGACTTAACCGGTGTGATCAATCTCTCGACCATTGGTCTTGCCCCTGATCCGTCGTTTCAGCTCAATCGCCTGTTGCTGCAAGAGGCCGAACTCTTCCTGAATCAGATTAATCAGAACATCAGCGCAACCCAGCAGGCCTTTGCTGAGCAGGAGGTTCAGCGTGCCCGCAGGAGGTTGGATGCGGCGTCGCTTGCGTTGAACAGGTTCAAGAATCAATATGGCGAGCTGGATCCTGCCCAGGCTGCATCTGGCACCAACGCTTACATTACAGCCCTCGAAAGTAAGCTGGTTGACCTGAGGGTCCAGGAGGCCAGTCTCAAGCGTCAATTCAAAGACCCCAGCACCCCTGAAGTGGCCTACGTCACTGATCAGGTGCGTGAACTTGAACGTGAGATTGGCGAAGAGCGGGCGCGTCTGGTTAATCCCGATGGCCGTGATCTCAATCGCCTGGTGGCCGATGGCTCCAAGCTGGAAACTGAGGTTCTGCTTGCCACGGAGGCTCTGAAATCGGCGATTACGGCAGCTGATAACAGCCGCCAGCGGACGCAACAGCAGGTGAAGTTTCTGGTGCGGCTGGCTGATCCAGTGCTTCCTGAAATGCAGTCCATGGATTGGCGCTGGAAAGGGTTTCTTGCCAGCCTTGGCGGGTTGGTGGTGCTGTGGGGAATCGGCTCCTTTGTGCTGGGTATCGCTGACCGTCGTTGACTGATCCCCCCTACGGCTGGCTGCAGCGGCGGGATCTCGAGAGAGTCGCTCGCGAGCGCGCCCGACGCTTGCGCAGCCATGGGGGGCAACTGCGCCGCAGCGATCAGGAGTTGCTCGGGGAGCTCCATTGGCCCCAGCGCCACCACACCCTGCTGGAGGCCCGCGATCCGGGGCCGGAGGTGGCCCTGTTCACGGTGGCCAACGACCGCTTCAGCCGTGGCCTGGAGGCCCTGCTGCTCAGCCTGCGGGCCGTGTACCCCAGCCTGAGTGCAGCGGTGGTGGTGGCCCACGACGGCAGCCTGGGCCCGTTTCTGCAGCGGCGGCTGCAGGCGATTCATCCGTCGCTCAGCTTCGTGCGGCCCGAGCCGGCCTGGGCCGCCGACCTGCCCCGCGATTCGCGCAACCGCCAGCGCATCGGCCTGCTGGGCTACCTCAACAGCCATGCCCTCAGCCTGCGGGGCTACCGGCGGGTGCTGGTGCTCGATTCCGACCTGCTGATCACCGGCGCCCTCGACCCGCTCTGGGCGGAAGGGGAGGCCTTCCGCGCCGTGCCGGATTGCGGCGATCGTCCCTGGGCGGCGGTGTCGCCCCACACGGGGCGACCCGTGCTCAATTCGGGTGTTCTCTCGCTGCCGGGCTCGGCGCTCACGCCCGCACTCGAGGCCCGGCTGGAGGGGCTGATCCGGCGGGCGGCCGAGCCGGTGTGTCCGCTGCTGGATCGGTTCGCCGACCAGAAGGTGTGGAATCAGCTGTTGGCCGATCAGCCGCTGGAGCTGCTGCCGCTCAATTTCAACTGCAATGTGAAGTATCTGGTGCAATTTCTGGGGGGCTGTGCCGAGGGGCTCTCGGTGATGCACTTCGCCGGCCCCAAGCCGTGGCTCACCTGGCCCTGGGTGGAGCCGGATCCCGGCGAACAGCGTCCCGGGGCGGTGCGTGACCACCTGTTCTGGAATCGCCTCTACCGCCAGCAGCTGATGGCCTGGCGCCTGCGGCTGCTGGCCGAGCTGGCAGCCGCCGCTCCCTCCTCCCGCTGGGGCCGGCCCGCCTGGCCAGCGATCCGCACGCCCTGTTGCACCAGCGCGGCGCCGAGGAGAGCGGCCACCTGTTGCTCGCCGCCGCAGAGCTCTTTGGTGCGGGCTGGCCCGATCAGCCCTGCTGGCCTGAGGGCTGGCCGGCGGCGCTCGAGGCCCTGGCCTCCCCGCAGTCGCCCCTGCAGCTGTGGGCTCCGCTGGAGTGGGAGCCGGCCCTGCGCGGGTTGTCAATCCCAGCCGGAGCCCAGTGGCGCTGGCTGCTGATCGAGGCGCCCTTCAGTCCGCCCCTGGCCGAGGGCGACGACCTGATCGCCGAGGCCGGCCCCTGGCAGGGGGGCTTCGAGCCCTGGAGCGACCCCTTGTTGCCGGCCCTGGCGCGGGCCGTGCGCCGCCGGCTGGCGGCCGCTGGAGTGGGCCCCGTGCATGGACCGTAGGATTATTCAAACTCAAGGTTCAGCATGCCCAGCGGCAAGCGCTCCCGGAAGCGGAAGACCCCGTCCGAGACGCCTAATCCCGATGCGGGCTCACCCAGGCCACGGGCGCGCAAGCCCAGCCTCTGGAGTCGCCTGGCCGCCCCCTTCAAGCGACTGCTCGGCCGGCGCCGCAAGCCCGGCAAGGGCAAACCCGCCGCCCATGCGGCCCTGTTGCCGGGCGGTGGCCAGAAGCGCACCCTGGCCCAGTGGAAGGAGCTGCGGCGCCGCACCACCGCCGAGGTGAAGACCCACCTGGCCGAGCAGCAGCCGGTGCCAGCG encodes:
- a CDS encoding exo-alpha-sialidase; the protein is MDRVSRRQVLSGLGGAGLAALLAGERLAQSRASGMDGGLISLPFMSGDNSYSCYRTPGLAVSERGTVLAFCGGRVDNCRDEGNIDVVLRRSSDGGRSWGPLQVIANDGPNPCKIPLPVVLPGGRILLLWLWNASVRREADRGKRFLRVTHSDDDGLSWARSRDITDQVRLPGWKPWYGIGPGHGIVKQLEPGAGRIVVPARHSVRGAGSASHLLLSDDGGQSWRVGAIAGFRPSSECAVAELGDGSLMLNSRSGGQRVVSISRDGGETMASSAPEPQLIEPANGCQASLLTYAFGADRQATLLFANPADPLVRTNGRLRLSRDNGRHWSRGFGYGQGPGSFSGYSDLARFADGDVALLVESGASHEKRRGKDRRHDGIAFQRIPFTLLAQS
- a CDS encoding ABC transporter ATP-binding protein; translation: MNTVAAPMAQRLPPQQPAPILALHDASKDVVEGANQSYPAFRNLSLQIFPGERLAVFAVNGPESRALVACLSGVESLDSGVLVQEGSVSWPLGTNEAFSNKLSGYVNARFAAEVYSLPGEIDANLRLIRELSGLTDKLFHQPLSDLPAAMKDALKLAVSMVFDFDVLAVSRLKGWDHRSIDPQAVRIRECFERRIDGRTLVMSANGQNTLALDYCDEGLALVNGKLVYRGDPEVCLHLVKEESKRLKAERRESLRRRLATIIAARDDSSDDEEDDDLDSRSLGAVKG
- a CDS encoding ABC transporter permease; this translates as MSRFSPARLVAQLLLQFRLVGAVARREMQIRAAKGSFGLLGVFIEPLALIATFLALRIFLRGGGDSTYMNVVLWLAMGFVPFFMFADIAIKAISGVEKNSELYFYRRLKPLDTLLGNTLLLSQIFGSLLLVFVLGVSLWDWQFALQDIGLAVFIFVGIALLGFGVGLVTLIVGHRLPFVAWIMKMFLRRILLWTSCIFFPISIVPDVARPWILWNPIAHGIELMRIAANPAYPAPGVSPLYFWTWVVGSVGFGLFIYGNNEELLFAVDKQGPASDSLDDD
- a CDS encoding sugar ABC transporter, which produces MRRRTTLALQAPWHGILGLWRTRSEPSVVSGAEPQDAESGDAQRSITGLNLRRRLRAPIEPVIALPWPLILGGLVVMGSAFYFFGIGRNRYQVQSSFIVRLPETPASTGSSLLGATLAGPTMLGSLEDGRFLAVYLTSPEVMRRVFLRLKPEQNWARDRRDPFAGLAADANINQQIDFFRRQVHVVPQDLTGVINLSTIGLAPDPSFQLNRLLLQEAELFLNQINQNISATQQAFAEQEVQRARRRLDAASLALNRFKNQYGELDPAQAASGTNAYITALESKLVDLRVQEASLKRQFKDPSTPEVAYVTDQVRELEREIGEERARLVNPDGRDLNRLVADGSKLETEVLLATEALKSAITAADNSRQRTQQQVKFLVRLADPVLPEMQSMDWRWKGFLASLGGLVVLWGIGSFVLGIADRR